The following nucleotide sequence is from Roseivirga sp. BDSF3-8.
CTGCAGAGAACTTGGATACGAATACCTTGGCATAACAGACCACAGCCGTTCAGCCTTTTATGCAAATGGACTGGATGTGGAACGTATCAAGGAACAGCATGAGGAAATCGATGCACTCAATACGGAAATGGCCCCTTTCAGGATATTTAAAGGGATAGAGTCTGATATTTTATCGGATGGGTCCCTGGACTATGAGGATGAGGTACTCGCTAGTTTTGATTTTATCGTGGCTTCTATTCACGGCAACCTTAGTATGGATATTGATAAGGCCACGCAACGACTGATAGGCGCTATAAAAAACCCTTATACTACCATGCTTGGGCACCCTACAGGCAGGTTATTGCTAAGACGTGAGGGCTATCCGATAGACCACCGGGCAGTCATTGATGCCTGTGCGGAACACGGGGTCATCATAGAAATTAACAGCAACCCCTGGAGGCTGGATATTGATTGGCGCTGGGTGCATTATGCTATCGAAAAAGGGGTGGCTCTGAGTATAAACCCTGACGCCCACGAGAAGGATGGCTATGAAGATATGTACTGGGGAATATGCACCGGACGGAAAGGTGGTCTTACGGCGGAAAAAACATTTAATGCCCTGAGTGCGGATGACGTGGCGGCTCACTTCGACAGTAGAAAGAAGGCTTGATGAGGAAGCAGAAGATACTTGTCATACGATTCTCTTCTATAGGGGATATTGTTCTTACCACTCCTGTAGTTCGTGCACTCGCAACCCAATTGGAGAACACGGAGGTACATTACTGTACAAAAAAGCAATATGCTTCGCTGGTTGAGCATAACCCTTACATCCATAAAGTACACTTACTGGATAAAAACCTCAACGACCTCGTAAGCCAGCTTAAAGAGGAGAATTTTGACCACATCATAGACCTGCACCGTAACCTGCGCACGAGGCTTATCAAATTGCGCCTGGGGATAAAATCTACCAGCTTTGATAAGCTTAATCGGGAAAAATGGCTGATGGTAAACTTCCAGATCGATCGCCTGCCTAATCGCCATATAGTGGATCGTTATATGAATACTGTTAAGCCACTGGGAGTAAAAACGGATGCGCTCGGACTGGACTATTTTATCCCTGATAAAGACGAAGTGGAAATGGATTGGCTGCCTGAGAGTCACCGGAAGGGATATGTGGCCTATGCGATAGGGGCACAGCATAATACCAAAAAGCTTCCCCTGGACCGTATGATTGAACTATGTGATAAGATTAATAAGCCTATCGTTTTACTGGGCGGTCCCGAGGACGCTGATACAGGGGAAAAAATTGTTGATTTCTTTCAGCGCACAGATATATCTGCTCCCTATGAAGAGAAGTTGCTGGAACTGAACAAAAAAGCAGAGATTTTTAATGCCTGCGGCAAGTTTAACCTTAACCAATCAGCCAGCCTGGTGAGGCAGGCCAGCCATGTATTCACTCACGACACCGGGCTGATGCATATTGCGGCAGCCTTCAAAAAACAGATATTTAGTATTTGGGGCAATACCATCCCTATGTTTGGCATGTATCCTTACCGAACCAAGTTTACAGTGTTTGAAGTACAAGGGTTAAAATGCCGCCCATGTAGCAAGATAGGACATAGCCAATGTCCAAAAGGCCACTTTAAGTGCATGAAAAATATCGTCTTTGACTTCTATCTTCCGTAAAATTAGTGTCAAATAATTCTCACTGAATATCAATATTTTATCGTGCCATGCCCCAAGTATCGCACGAGGAATTCATCCATAGTTTTAATTTTTATAGATAAAGTCATATTTTTATAATTGGCCATTATTTGTCCTAGCTAAAATACGACCAGAACTATGGAAACATTTGAGAAGATTTCTACCACTTTACCGGGCTCCAGATTTAAAAGTTCTCACCTGATAATGGGCTTTTCAATTCTTACTGCAGCAGCCGCTCTTGGCACCATATACTATTCATTAATGCAATTAATGGAACAAGGGTTTAGGACCAGCCTGGTATGGCAAGGTTCGCAGCAGGGCCTTATAGCCTACTCCAGAAATATCCTTCAATTTCTTCTATGCCCTGCCGGTCTTTTAGCTTCCGGAATTGCTGTCCTGGTCACTTCCAGTGGTGTATTACTTCATTTTACATGGGCCAGGCTTGCCATGATCGCCGGCTCTGCTGTTACCATCCTGCTATGCTTCATGACTGTGGTCTCAGTGTCACTTTCAGCCACAGGACCCATAAATAGTTTTTGGCATGATTTTGGTTTTACCAGTAATAAAAGTTTGACATTGACCTTAACTCTGGCGATGGCCCTGATCGCACTGATGATCCTCCTGATAAGAAGGCTCCGGTCAGATGAGTTTAAAGAATATTTTTGTTAGTGGTTTGGTTTTGGTTTGAATGTGTAAAGGCCCTGGTATCCGGGGCCTTTACTCTTTTACACCAGTGTTACTGCCTCATCCTGATCAGTACTCCCCTCCTACTTTTCTCTCTTTTGCCGTGAGAACACCTTCCACTTCAGGCAATCTATTTGGTTTAGACGTAAGACCCGTAGTATCTGTGAGGGCTTTCATAAAGCTGATAATATCCTGCTTCTCCCTGTCAGTAAGCTCTAACGGGTCTGGGCTGAGGGTCTGATTAGGCACCTCCAGTCCTATACCGGCACCTCCTCCCCTGTCATAAAAATCGAGTACTTCTTCCAGTGTGGAAAAGACGCCGTTATGCATGTAGGGACCAGTCAAGGCTATATTCCGTACAGTTGTGGTTTTAAAGCTATTATTGTAAATGGATGTGCGTTCTTTCATCACTCCTTCAGCCCTTCCCGGATCCTTATCAGCAATGGGGTTATCCAGATCAGAGTTAGCAGGAACACCCAGCACTTCCGATTCGCTTTCTTGGAAAAGGGGAGGTACGGACCCGTTGAATACCGGCGCGAAATGACAGGTACCGCAGGCAGCTTTTCCCATAAACAGGTTGAAGCCCCGCTTAGCGGATGCATCAAGGAGCTCACTTTCACCGCGGGCGTATCTGTCAAATGGAGAGTCGAACCGGGTAAGGCTGCGGATATAGGCGGCTATAGCAGCAGCCACGGTGTATTTTTGAATAGGGTTATTTTTTACCTCGGGAAAGGCCTCGTGGAAAAGGACTGTATACTCGCGGCTTGAACTTAGCTTTTCGAATATTTCGAGATAGGATGTATGAAATTCACGGCTATCCGTCACCACATGGGCTATCTGGTTTTCGAGCACATCTGTACGCAGGTCATAAAAGTACCTGTCCGCAAATACTGAATTCAACAGTGTAGGCGCATTTCGGTCCAGGTTGCCGTCTCCATTCATAGCCAGGCTTTTAGCCCGGCCATCCGTAAAGGCCATTTCCGGCTTATGACATGAAGCGCAGGAGCTCTGGTTGTTACCGGAAAGTATGGGGTCAAAGAAAAGATACCGTCCGAGTGCTACCGTTTCATCCGTATACTTTTCTTCCTCCAGTTGCATGAAATGGTAGGGGTTTAGCAGTTTTTCAGAAAAGATGTGATCGGCCTCGTAGTTAAGAGAGCGCTTGACAAACCGGCGGTCTGTTTCTTTCCATGTCTCGATTCCCAGGGCATAATGAGCTTTTTTGATGTCCCTGAAAATCGGCTCAACATAATTTCTTAGAAAGTCCAGCCTGTCAAACGAGTTAAAATCCTCAGCTTCATCCAGTATTGCTATGGCTTCCTGAAAGTTTTGTTCCAGCCTTCCAGCAAGTTCTTCATCCTTTTGAGAAATTATAGGTAAAAAAGACTTGAACGCCAGGTAAGAGGCATTAAGAGAAACTTTCGCTTCGGGCAGTGCGTGTTTTTCACTCACACCGGGGGTATCGAAACCGGTCAGCCCCAATGAAAACAGGCGGATAAGGTTTATTCTAATAGCTTCCAGCAGGATCCGGTCAGATATTACATTAGTTGGGCTGTAAATCCTAAGACGTTCTGCACTATCATTTAGCCCTTTGGTAAGTTTGATCAGCAATTCTTTATCAGGAAATTCCTCGTCGTAAAGCATCTCTTCCAGGGTCTGCAATCCCTTAGGTTCGAGTACACTTAATTGCGGACTGTTTCTTTCAAGCTTATGAAGGGGGGCACCGTTTATATAGTCGTTTACAAACTCTTCATCTACATAGGCTGCCAGGTATTCAATTTTTTTATAGCTAATGCGAGCCTGTGAATGGGCCTTTCTGAGGTCGTCCATTGAGGCCTGATCGGGCCGGCAGACACTTGCCAAATGGTAAAGGCGAGACGTTTTTATAGTAAAATCCTTCAGCCCTGCCCGATAGGTTTCACGGGCTTTTTCAAAAGGATAAGAGGCGCCTTCCGGTATGTTATAAGCGCTTAAATAAAATGATGATAAAAAAACACAGACTGAGAGGGCCAGCAGGTAGATTTTCTTCATGATCAGCAGAGGTTTTTAAAGAAAGTAAGCCCCGCCGGGTCCTGCGGGGCTAGTAATAACCGGGTGTCGGTTACTTTTGGATTACAAGACGGGCTTTTTCACCTTCTTTGGTCATAAGCATGTAAATACCCTCCTGGAGGTCGGATACATCCATTACGCTGGTGTTTCTTACTACGCGTACACGCATGCCGTTCATGTCATACAGCGCTACATCCGTAGTAACATTGAAGCGGATTTCGCGGCTTACAGGGTTAGGGTATGCCTTGAACAGTTCAGCGTTAAGATCCAGCTCTTCCAGTTCTTCAATAGCCGTTACGGCATCGTCCCAGCCAGTGATGGCATAAGTCAGGGAGTTATTATAAGGGAATGGGTTGCTGGTGCTGGGGTGCTGTGAGTTTACAAGCAGCGTTTTGCCATCAGTGGTAGGGCAGGCACCAGTTACTTCGGCCCCTCTGGGTACTACTGAAATACGAACGAGGTCCTCATAAGTAGGATTCTCGATTTTCATATCCAGAAGCCACATTTCACAGGTACGGTTACTTACTCCGGCAGGCGTACGTCCGTTAGACGTGCCGTTAAGGTCTTCGCAAACTACCATATAAGGCTGTCCGTTTACCACCATCACATTCAGACCGTCAGGGTTAGACATGTGCTTGGAGGGGTAGTTTCCTATTTCGGGGCTTTCTTCCAGGAAAGGACCACCTTCGAGGTAGGTACGCACCACACCCGTAGCAGGATCAAACTCAAGCACACGTCCGTAGTAATCATTGAAATTTCCGGCCATCACATAGTCCAGTACCTGATCAGGAGTTTTGTCCGCCAGCCAGGGGTGCCGTGCGACTACAGGCTCTACCCAGTGGTAGTCGAGTACACCGCGTGTGCCTTCACCACCACCCTGTGCCCAGCGAGAGAAGCGGGTTCCGATACCGTCACGGCCAGTTTCGGTCATGTAAACTTTTCCATTGTAGTTAGTTACCCACTCAAGGCGGTTGAACATAGTAGCACCTGCCTGCAGGGCTCTTTCAGCAAACTTCAGGGTTTCCTGAAGGTTGTCGCTCTTCATTTCTATCCAAGGTTCGCCTTCAGCGTCGTGTTTATATACATAGAGTTTTCCTTTACGAAAATCACCTGGTACGTCTGCCACAAATTTGGTAAACAAGCCGGGGGTTGCATCAGCGCCCAGGTACACCGTCTGATTGTCAGGCATAACGGTTCCACCTTCGAAAGGCTGACGACCCCAGTTATATTGCTTGCGGATGGCCTTAGCTTCACGGGGGTCGATTTCAACCATGTAGTTAAAGTTCTCGTAGCGCTCGATCTTTTTGCCTGCAAAGTTACCGGGGATATCAGTGGAAATAACCCAGTCGCTGGTGTCACGAAGAGGAGAAATGTCATCATTACTGGTACGGAACCACTCTTCTGCTGTCCATATACGCCCATCGTAAGAGGAGGTGATACCGCCACAGTTCATACCAGTCTCACCTACCGTATTGACAAAATCTACGTTAAAATACTTGCCGTTACGGCCGTCTGAAAGAGTCTGCTCAACGATGACAAGGGTATCGGTAGCAGGGTCACGGCGAACTTTGAAAACGGTCATACCACCACCGTCACCGATGGAGTCGTTTCTTACGACCATTTCGTGGTTTACGGAAATCCAGCCGAGGTCTTCCGAATCGTTATCAGGGGTAAACCCGATAAAGTCATGCCATTGTTTAGCCAGCGCTTCACCTGGAGCATTGCCATAAGTGGCCGTGGTTTGTACTTTATCCACTTCACCAATGAAGAGAATCTGGTATTTAAGAGGATTGGGAGGCATTACCACCGTTTCGGGTACGAAGTCTGCAGGCATCTCCACTTCTACAGGAAAGTAGAACTGGGCAAACACCGGGGCTGCTGTGCAACAAAGCATGCAGAGCAGTAGGTAAAATTTTTTCATCAGATGATAGTTTTTATAGTTAAATGCGGATAACACCATAAAACTACCTACTGATTCTTACCTATCCGTATGGCTGCGTTTATGTATTTACTATCATATTATTTCTAAAATTTTGCGCTAAAGTTAATTTGTTAACCGTTCTATAACCACGAAAAAAAGCCTTTATAAAATAGCTTAAAGGGCTTTTATCTATAATTTTTATTGAAATAGATACACCCAAAAATAGCCTAACCCTACATAAATATACAAATCACCCACATAAGACGCAGCGTACACTGAATTCAAAAATCCTACACGAGTAGGATTAACGATAAAGCAGTACCTTACCGCGCTTTTCAAATGTACGGCTAAGGCCTTCCAGGCTTTTTAGCTGAAGGTGGTAGTACACCATCTGGTAAGTCTGCGTTCCCGCATTAACAAAGGGGATATTCCAGCGCAGAGAGTGGTTTTTTTCGGTAGGATTAATGAATTGCCTCTCTTCTCTGAATAGAATTTTACCAAGTTGATCAAAAACAATTAATTCGATTTGGTAGTCCTCTACGGGATTACTCAAAAAGAACTGAAAATCAACATGGTCGGTAGCCGGATTAGGAAAGGCAACCACTTCCTGCAGGAAGGTCCGGTTGTTCTCCACTACCTCAAACCGGATTTGCTTGCTGGTGCGGTTTCCACTGTAGTCACCTGCATACAGCGTCAGGGTATGCTGCCCCGGCTCCATACCATACAGAGGGCAGGTAAGAGAGCCCCTGGTAGCATCATTTTCATTATAGTAGAAGTAGCGATTGAGCTGAAAAGGTTGCTGAGTGAGCGTGTCCAGCACAGCCCAGAGCCCCTTTTGCGGCCCGGACCCAAGACTGATACCTCCCGGGTCGGACAGTTGAGCAATCAGGACCGCGTCGGCTGAAACAGGATCACCTTCGGAAAAATAGGGATGGTCAAGGTACATGGTTATGAGCGGAGCAGAACGGTCAACATCCTGGATAGCCCCCTGGCTCATAGCAAGGTTGCTCATTCCCCCCGCAGCATCACGAATTACCCGACCATCCTCACCGGATTCCCTGGCATAAAGGCTTAATCTTAATTCAGTAAAGTCCTGTGTCCTGGACGGGAGGGATATCTCAATTGAGAATTTCCCATTAGTTATAGTGGCCTTACCCTGGTAAATAAGATCATCATACTCATGGTAGGTAATTCGGGTATGAGGGCCACCCTCTCCAAGGGTCTCCTTTTCAACTGCCTCGTCGAAGAGTGAGAGAAACACCTGTCCGTTAAACGCTTCCGCTATGGTTTCTTCAAAAATCACTTCGCCTTCGAACGTAACAGTCTGTCCGCCCGAAAGAGTATCCAGGGGTTCACCATCATGACCGGTAATAGCTGTAAGTCTGAGCTTGCCCTTAGGATAGGCGGGCATCATGGAAGGATCCCCCAGCAAGCTAAAGTTACGGTTGATCACCCCACGTATGGCGGCATTTTTTGTTTGCCGGAACAGATCTCCGAGACGCAGCCTTTCGCCATTATCTTCTTTATAAAGGGCCTCGTAAAAAGCATAACTAAGCTCGAAATTGGTAGCCGAAAACACCGGTCTGGTGGTAGTAAGCAAAGCAATAGCTCCGGAATGGGGCAGGAGAAGCGCTTCTTCGGCTGCAGAACGCCTGCCAAAATCATCAAAGCGCCCGAATTCACAGGTTGGCGACAGAATAATAGGAAATGAAGCCGAGTTCTGCCATTTTTTCATTTGGTCTATGGTCAAAATTCGTTCATCTGTCCAGCCCGTTTCCCCACCGTGTCCGATATAGTCAATAATGAAGGAGCCATGATCAACCGCACGACTAAGTTCGGCCCTGGCCGCGGGACTTATCTTAACCGGCCATGAGGGGTCTCTCACCTGGGGGTAGGCATCCACGAAGAGACGGTCGGTCACGATCTGTGGTTGCGAAGATTCCATTTCACTGGCAAGAATGTCGCTGCGCAGCATATGCTTGTTGTAGTCTCCGTCGTCCGCGACAAAGGCAATCCGGTTACGCCAGGGACCAAACCCTTCCTCTGCGGATGCGTAAGTGATCAACTTATTCACCATAGCTGTGGCCTCTTCAGCACTGGCAACCGGCAGGCGGCCTACCGCAATATCTAGGTCATGGATAGTCTGACGGCTACCTCCCTCTGTCCACTCTCCTTCCTGCTCATCAAAAAAGCCAAAGTAATCGTCACTAGCATAGCTCAGCACATCATGGAAAGATTCTGTGGATGGGTAGGCAGGAATGGCGTGGATGTTATCGTCATATATTCCTGCCACATCGTATGATCCGTCAGCAAAAATAAGCAGGTAGCGTAACTTACCGGAAGTATTAAGGTCACGCGCATAGTTTCTAATGGCGCTAATATCCCTTCTTCCGGAGGCATACCGGGCATAAATATACTCCACCTCGGCTACATGCACACTCAAGCCATCATGTTCGCGCCTGAAGGTTGCGAGCCGCTCCGCTTCATGCCGCCATGCTCCGGGCGTCACAATAAGCAAGTCTGCCGGACCGGTGGGTAGTTCAGGCACCACCTGAATTGAGTGAAATTGTGCCTCTAATGCCAGCTGTGGTTTAAAAAGCATATAGGTTCTGCTCTTATTGCCAGCTACATACCGTTCAAAATCCTGTCTTGCAGGGCGTAGGGGGTCAGTTACATTCCATAACTGGTGACCGGCAAAGGCCTCGCCTGGCTCAAAACGGAATGCTGATGGATAGTTACCTGCAAATCGCATCAGGTTTGGCCTGTCGGGGTCAGGCTTACGAGCAAAAGAAAGTTCAAAATAATCAAGATAGGCAGTACTTATGGGGGCCTGGTCGAAACGGAAGGTGAGGGTGTTCTGTCCGGTGCGGGTAATGCCAGCAGGAATAGTGATATCAATATCAGCAGGCTGGGCCTTGATGCCCCAAATACTCTGCTGAATGGGATAGGCAGTGGTTTTACCAACTTCCTGTCCGTTACAAAACAGCGTGAAGGTGCCCTGCCTTAAAGCACGGCTTACAAACCGTGCGTTTAATTCGACATCGTTTGTCTCGTGCAGCAAAAAGGAAAAGTCAAGTGAGCCGTCTTCCGCAAACTCCTCCCCTACCCAATCACGGCCACTTTTAAGCAGGTTAATGATGTCATGCTCATGGTGCTGGATCGCCTTATATGTCTGGATGACGGGTCCTCCGGGCAGGGGCCTCTCACTAGGTATCCTCAAGGGGGGAAGTGAAGGATCGAAAGCCAGGTAAAAATTAGTCGTACGACTATAAAAATTTTGAGCTACACGTATTTCACCTTCAGTAGAGAAGACCTTGTCTGGGCCAGGAATATAAGCCAATAGGTAATCTTCCTCTTGGAACTGACCATCCTCCAGACCGTATGAGGCTACAGGTATTTGCCTGGTCCGAAAGTCTGTGGCCTCGCTATTTGCCTGTGGCAACACACCGCCGGAGCCAGTAAAAACATGCAGAGCAGAAGGATCAACAGAGGCAGGGTTTAGGCCGAGACGTGCAACATCATCGAAGGTTATCTTATATACACCTTCTTCACTTACCTGAAACACTCCATATTTACCGCCGGGGAGCAAAACGGACTGACTAAAGGCAAATGTGCTGACAAATAACAGTAGTAGTCCGCTTAGTGCTTTCATTGCTATTGCTCGTTACTAAGCATCTGGGATCGCCACTGATCCTCCATGTCCAGATTTTCATCCCCTGGCTGGTAAGGCAGAAAAAGAAAGGTCAGCCGCATCATCTCATCCTTATCGTCCATACCTCTCTCAAAAAATACCGGCTCCGGAGGGAAGTTGGGGTTTTCCGGATTATCTACTGTATTATCAAACAGAGCTTCCGCATGGATGACACTCCCTTTAGGTATGTGAAGTAGCTTTTTATATTGGTAAAACTCCTGCCAGTTGAAGTCCCACTGGGGTATATGAACAAGCGGTATGGTTTTACCTTCTGGTGTAGTAGCCCAGGCTTTAAAGTTTTTACCCAGTCTGTGCATATGGGGGTTCACGCTAAAAAGCGAAAGGTCCTGCCCCACACGTATGTTTATATCATATTGGATGGCTGTATCGGCAGGTATGATATTACCGGTATTCAGGTCGATATCAGTTGGCCTGAACGTGGTAAACATGACGGTGCGCTCTACCGGCTCATCGGAAAAGTATATGTGGATAGTGGTCTGATCGGAGGTGTTGATGGGTGAAGGCGCATAATGCATGTTACGAATCAGAAATACCCCTTTTTTGGGAAGAAGAAACCCTATGCCTTCAGGATAGATACGTGGGCCGGAGCCTGGTAACCACCCATCATGATATGTCTGCATTGGTGGGTTACCGTCTTTATCAAACAGGTTGAAGTACCCGTAATCATGTTGGTCGTCTATGTAGTCAGTATCGCCAAATTCAAAATAGGCAGGCATATTATCGAGATCCACACCCTCGGACACTTCAAGCACCTGGTAGCTGGCATGGTGTGCTAGTTGGCGATTGCCGGGTATAAATTCGATTGCCTTTACATAGGTTTGCTCTTCTATCTCATAGGGAAGAGCATAACAGATATAGGTTTCTTTATTATCGCCATCGATCTTTACCGGCTCATCCATTTGCAGGATCAGGTCGGGGTAACCGAAAAGACTGGCACCACTAATGGTATTTGACGGAGGCTGCTGTAGCTCGGAGGCAGGCCCGTACGGTGCTCCATCTCCCACCCAACTACTTATGACACGGATCTCATCATCAGTCAGTTGCTTTTCATTAGCAAAAGACCGGTACGAAGGATCGGCCTTCCATGGCGGCATAATGCGCTCTGATACTACGTGCTGGATAAAGCTAGCCCGCTTAGCTACATCGCGGTAGGTGAGTAGACTGAAAGGTGCAGCCCCATTAGGCTTGTGGCAGCCAGAGCAATTCTTATAGATAATAGGCGATACATGCTCAGTAAATGTATAATTCTGAGCTGAAACCGCTAGGGGCAAACACACAAAAAGAAAAATGAATGGCAGAGCCAGACGTTTAGTTACCATAAATAGGGGCATTGATAAAGCAGCCTATCGGCTGGGTTTTCTCATACTCCAGTGGAAACCCGGTGACCATAGAATTGATTGCATCATCAAGGTAGTGGCGGGTAATTACCTGACGCTTCTTGGTAAGACTGTATACCCAGTTATCAATGGCTCCACTGTAACGAGTCTCACCATATGCATCTATAAGAAAGGCCTCCGGAGTTACAGACGCTCTGAGCATATCTACCATCCTGTAATCATTATCCAATAGTACCTGAGGCTTTAGCTTGTATTTACGCTGAAACTCAACTATATCCATTAAAGGAAGGTCTTTACCAGGAAATAGGGCAAAAAATTCAATTCCCTTACGCTTATATTTCTCAGCCAGTTTATTAATGGTAAGGGTATAACTTCTGCTCAGAGGACACTCAGGGGCCATCACCACAATTACCATGGCCTTAGCTTTTACTTTGCTCAGGTCAAATTCTTCCTTACTAAGCGTATTCAATTTTACTGAAAACATGGGGTGGTCTTTTGTATCCTTTTCCTTGTCCGGTCCTCGGGATGCTGTGGACAGCAGGGAAATAATGAGGAGGGGGAGTAAGATTTTTAAGTGCTTCACGACCAGTTCTGTTTTTCAGGGCCCATGCAGGCGCATCGGAATAACCATGTAAGATTATTTACAAAATAACAAATTTTTAGACAAATAGACATTACCCAAAGATTAAAAATAAGCCATGATTCAATCATGATATCATAATCAACTATGTATCAGTCGGTTTCAAAATAATAATTATTTAAATAAAAAATATATTACCCTAGTAGTAATTTCTCCCTACTAAGTGAAGCACAAAAAAAGCCCCCCGCTAATAGCAGGTGGCTTTTACACTAGTCTTTAACTTTAGTTTATTTTACAAGAAGGATTCTCTCAGTACTGGTTTTACCTTCTGCCTCAACCACACAAAGGTACATACCAGGCTCAGCATCTGCTGCATCCCAGTTTAGTTCATGTGTACCTGCTCCCATATACTGATCAGCAAGCACTTTAACCGTACGACCAGCCACATCAGTAATGCGAACATTTACATGGGCATCATCCTTGGTACTGAAGATAACATAGGCCTGGTTCTGAGCAGGGTTAGGATAAGCCTTCAGTCCGGCAGGATTATCTTTGGTAGATGCTTCTCCTACAAAATCTACATCATCACTTATTGAGCTACACCCTGAAGCATTTAGGTAGCTGAATGTCACGTATTCAGACTGAGGAACCCATACCGCAGCTCCACGGGCAGGGGCCCACACCAATACGCGTCCGTCATTCTGTACCAGAGTCGTTTCTGAGGGGTTAAGCGCATTAACAAGTGTCTGGTTTTTCCAGTCGGGGTAGGTGCTGCTGTTTTTAGTATTATCCACCCACATACCTTTTGTACTGGTCTCATGATTATTAAGCACCATGATAGCACCGGTTTTGGTACCGTTACCTTGTCTGCGGGCAATGTAAACATTGGCTGTTGAACCATTATTACTAGGTGAGCCACTTGTCCCCACAGGGTTCCCTCCATCGGTGAGCACATCCATACCTCCGCCAAGATAAGTACGGCGGGTATGCATCATCTTATCTATAAAAGACTTTAGACTGCTATTTGGGGTTACCGTCACACTGTTGTCATGATTATCAATCTGTGTGACGCCATAATATTGGGTATAGAACACGCAGGGGCGGCCTTCGGCAAAAAGGATATAAGCATAAGCCATGTCCCAGTCTCTCCAGAGCCATTTGTCACTTTCTTTTCCTGTGTCGTGATTTTCAAC
It contains:
- a CDS encoding glycosyltransferase family 9 protein → MRKQKILVIRFSSIGDIVLTTPVVRALATQLENTEVHYCTKKQYASLVEHNPYIHKVHLLDKNLNDLVSQLKEENFDHIIDLHRNLRTRLIKLRLGIKSTSFDKLNREKWLMVNFQIDRLPNRHIVDRYMNTVKPLGVKTDALGLDYFIPDKDEVEMDWLPESHRKGYVAYAIGAQHNTKKLPLDRMIELCDKINKPIVLLGGPEDADTGEKIVDFFQRTDISAPYEEKLLELNKKAEIFNACGKFNLNQSASLVRQASHVFTHDTGLMHIAAAFKKQIFSIWGNTIPMFGMYPYRTKFTVFEVQGLKCRPCSKIGHSQCPKGHFKCMKNIVFDFYLP
- a CDS encoding cytochrome-c peroxidase, with translation MKKIYLLALSVCVFLSSFYLSAYNIPEGASYPFEKARETYRAGLKDFTIKTSRLYHLASVCRPDQASMDDLRKAHSQARISYKKIEYLAAYVDEEFVNDYINGAPLHKLERNSPQLSVLEPKGLQTLEEMLYDEEFPDKELLIKLTKGLNDSAERLRIYSPTNVISDRILLEAIRINLIRLFSLGLTGFDTPGVSEKHALPEAKVSLNASYLAFKSFLPIISQKDEELAGRLEQNFQEAIAILDEAEDFNSFDRLDFLRNYVEPIFRDIKKAHYALGIETWKETDRRFVKRSLNYEADHIFSEKLLNPYHFMQLEEEKYTDETVALGRYLFFDPILSGNNQSSCASCHKPEMAFTDGRAKSLAMNGDGNLDRNAPTLLNSVFADRYFYDLRTDVLENQIAHVVTDSREFHTSYLEIFEKLSSSREYTVLFHEAFPEVKNNPIQKYTVAAAIAAYIRSLTRFDSPFDRYARGESELLDASAKRGFNLFMGKAACGTCHFAPVFNGSVPPLFQESESEVLGVPANSDLDNPIADKDPGRAEGVMKERTSIYNNSFKTTTVRNIALTGPYMHNGVFSTLEEVLDFYDRGGGAGIGLEVPNQTLSPDPLELTDREKQDIISFMKALTDTTGLTSKPNRLPEVEGVLTAKERKVGGEY
- a CDS encoding alkaline phosphatase PhoX, which translates into the protein MKKFYLLLCMLCCTAAPVFAQFYFPVEVEMPADFVPETVVMPPNPLKYQILFIGEVDKVQTTATYGNAPGEALAKQWHDFIGFTPDNDSEDLGWISVNHEMVVRNDSIGDGGGMTVFKVRRDPATDTLVIVEQTLSDGRNGKYFNVDFVNTVGETGMNCGGITSSYDGRIWTAEEWFRTSNDDISPLRDTSDWVISTDIPGNFAGKKIERYENFNYMVEIDPREAKAIRKQYNWGRQPFEGGTVMPDNQTVYLGADATPGLFTKFVADVPGDFRKGKLYVYKHDAEGEPWIEMKSDNLQETLKFAERALQAGATMFNRLEWVTNYNGKVYMTETGRDGIGTRFSRWAQGGGEGTRGVLDYHWVEPVVARHPWLADKTPDQVLDYVMAGNFNDYYGRVLEFDPATGVVRTYLEGGPFLEESPEIGNYPSKHMSNPDGLNVMVVNGQPYMVVCEDLNGTSNGRTPAGVSNRTCEMWLLDMKIENPTYEDLVRISVVPRGAEVTGACPTTDGKTLLVNSQHPSTSNPFPYNNSLTYAITGWDDAVTAIEELEELDLNAELFKAYPNPVSREIRFNVTTDVALYDMNGMRVRVVRNTSVMDVSDLQEGIYMLMTKEGEKARLVIQK
- the porU gene encoding type IX secretion system sortase PorU, giving the protein MKALSGLLLLFVSTFAFSQSVLLPGGKYGVFQVSEEGVYKITFDDVARLGLNPASVDPSALHVFTGSGGVLPQANSEATDFRTRQIPVASYGLEDGQFQEEDYLLAYIPGPDKVFSTEGEIRVAQNFYSRTTNFYLAFDPSLPPLRIPSERPLPGGPVIQTYKAIQHHEHDIINLLKSGRDWVGEEFAEDGSLDFSFLLHETNDVELNARFVSRALRQGTFTLFCNGQEVGKTTAYPIQQSIWGIKAQPADIDITIPAGITRTGQNTLTFRFDQAPISTAYLDYFELSFARKPDPDRPNLMRFAGNYPSAFRFEPGEAFAGHQLWNVTDPLRPARQDFERYVAGNKSRTYMLFKPQLALEAQFHSIQVVPELPTGPADLLIVTPGAWRHEAERLATFRREHDGLSVHVAEVEYIYARYASGRRDISAIRNYARDLNTSGKLRYLLIFADGSYDVAGIYDDNIHAIPAYPSTESFHDVLSYASDDYFGFFDEQEGEWTEGGSRQTIHDLDIAVGRLPVASAEEATAMVNKLITYASAEEGFGPWRNRIAFVADDGDYNKHMLRSDILASEMESSQPQIVTDRLFVDAYPQVRDPSWPVKISPAARAELSRAVDHGSFIIDYIGHGGETGWTDERILTIDQMKKWQNSASFPIILSPTCEFGRFDDFGRRSAAEEALLLPHSGAIALLTTTRPVFSATNFELSYAFYEALYKEDNGERLRLGDLFRQTKNAAIRGVINRNFSLLGDPSMMPAYPKGKLRLTAITGHDGEPLDTLSGGQTVTFEGEVIFEETIAEAFNGQVFLSLFDEAVEKETLGEGGPHTRITYHEYDDLIYQGKATITNGKFSIEISLPSRTQDFTELRLSLYARESGEDGRVIRDAAGGMSNLAMSQGAIQDVDRSAPLITMYLDHPYFSEGDPVSADAVLIAQLSDPGGISLGSGPQKGLWAVLDTLTQQPFQLNRYFYYNENDATRGSLTCPLYGMEPGQHTLTLYAGDYSGNRTSKQIRFEVVENNRTFLQEVVAFPNPATDHVDFQFFLSNPVEDYQIELIVFDQLGKILFREERQFINPTEKNHSLRWNIPFVNAGTQTYQMVYYHLQLKSLEGLSRTFEKRGKVLLYR